TGAATCCTGCCTGCTACTGTTTGACAAAACGTGTTGCTTTATGACCTACAAACGGAATAAAATAAGCTTGCCGATTTAATTTGATTATCTATTTGGGCATTTGATAAAAGATACTCCGAGCTTTCCCTTTTGATGACTAACCGAGCAACTAAACTGCGTTTTCAACTCAAAAGAAAGTTAGTCTTTACGATTAGGTAGGAAATTTGTTTTTATGAATCAGTTTATAGACTTAAGTACTTTTTTACTGATTACCCCATGATTTTGCAAAGTAACCTGAATGAAATAAACACCTGGTTGGTAGTCTTGTAAGCCGAGTGTTATTGTTTTTTGGTTTATATTATCTTTTGCGTAAATAAATCTTCCCTGGTAATCACATATCTGGATGGTTTGTATTTTGTCTATATCTGTGTGAATAGTAACTTGGTTATCTGTTACGGGATTAGGATAGCAAATAATACTTTTATCTAACCGTTCTTTATGTTGTAAAGACAAGTAAGTTTGACTATATACTTTCAATTGGCTAGTAAAGGTATTATCTCCACTAGACGTACTATTTCCATTTGCCGCAAGAAAAGCGCCGTAGAAAACAACACTGTCAGCTGTGGGTGCTATCCAATCAAATGTCCATGTTTTTGTACCTGATGGGGCATTAGTGCCTGAGGAGGTGTGCGTAACATATTTATTCATGCCCACAAGCTGTGTTTCGGGGTTAGTAATAATCATGTTTCCCATTAAAGCCCCTGAATTATTTTGAGGAGATATTGAGAATCCATATTTTGTTACTCCTGGTCTACTGATGGTAGCCGTTATGGTATAAGTCTGACCTGGTACAAAACCTGAGGTAGGGATATTGGAAGTGATTAGTCCTGTTAGAGGTGTGTTTATACCTCCGTGGCAACCTGTACAAGTAGCACCGCTCTCTGCTGGGGCGCCTGCTTTACCTGATGGCGCACCGCTAGAATTAGCCGGCAATTTTGACAAACTGAAAGCAACTGCTACAATTAAAGAAAGA
The Bacteroidia bacterium DNA segment above includes these coding regions:
- a CDS encoding T9SS type A sorting domain-containing protein, translating into MPANSSGAPSGKAGAPAESGATCTGCHGGINTPLTGLITSNIPTSGFVPGQTYTITATISRPGVTKYGFSISPQNNSGALMGNMIITNPETQLVGMNKYVTHTSSGTNAPSGTKTWTFDWIAPTADSVVFYGAFLAANGNSTSSGDNTFTSQLKVYSQTYLSLQHKERLDKSIICYPNPVTDNQVTIHTDIDKIQTIQICDYQGRFIYAKDNINQKTITLGLQDYQPGVYFIQVTLQNHGVISKKVLKSIN